A region from the Cystobacter ferrugineus genome encodes:
- a CDS encoding thymidine kinase, with translation MYQFPKDIGWIEVICGSMFSGKTEELIRRVKRAVYGKQAVQVFKPKLDNRYDETQVVSHSQLKLTSVAIERAEEIFHHLSPRTQVVGIDEVQFFGSEVVAVCEALAHRGLRVIVAGLDQDYQGRPFEPMPQLLAVAEYVTKQLAICVVCGNPAHRSQRLVDRGERVVVGAAGAYEARCRKCHRAEPTEATPPQTLDLFKD, from the coding sequence GTGTACCAATTTCCCAAAGACATCGGGTGGATAGAGGTCATCTGCGGCTCGATGTTCTCCGGCAAGACGGAGGAGTTGATTCGCCGCGTCAAGCGCGCCGTCTACGGCAAGCAGGCGGTCCAGGTCTTCAAGCCGAAGCTGGATAACCGCTACGACGAGACGCAGGTGGTCAGCCATTCCCAGTTGAAATTGACCTCCGTGGCCATCGAGCGGGCTGAAGAAATTTTCCATCACCTGTCCCCCCGCACCCAGGTGGTGGGAATCGACGAGGTGCAGTTCTTCGGCTCCGAGGTGGTGGCCGTGTGTGAGGCGCTGGCGCACCGTGGCCTGCGGGTCATTGTCGCGGGGCTGGATCAGGACTATCAGGGCCGTCCCTTCGAGCCCATGCCGCAGCTGCTCGCCGTCGCCGAGTACGTGACCAAGCAGCTCGCCATCTGCGTGGTGTGCGGCAACCCCGCCCATCGCTCCCAGCGTCTGGTGGATCGGGGCGAGCGCGTGGTGGTGGGCGCCGCCGGAGCCTACGAGGCGCGCTGCCGCAAGTGCCACCGCGCCGAGCCCACCGAGGCCACGCCTCCCCAGACGCTCGATCTGTTCAAGGACTGA
- the spoVG gene encoding septation regulator SpoVG: protein MNITDVKVYPVEEDKLKAYVTITLDHCFVIRDLKVIHGASGLFIAMPAKRRKDGTYKDIAHPLNADTRTQMERAILLEYERHQQTSMGAMGSYHLEAVAD from the coding sequence ATGAACATCACCGACGTCAAGGTATATCCGGTTGAAGAAGACAAACTGAAGGCCTACGTGACCATCACCCTGGATCATTGCTTCGTCATTCGGGACTTGAAGGTGATCCACGGAGCCTCGGGCCTGTTCATCGCCATGCCCGCCAAGCGGCGCAAGGACGGGACGTACAAGGACATCGCCCACCCGCTCAACGCGGACACCCGCACGCAGATGGAGAGAGCCATCCTCCTGGAGTACGAGCGGCACCAGCAGACGAGCATGGGAGCGATGGGCTCGTACCACCTGGAAGCCGTGGCCGACTGA
- the hpt gene encoding hypoxanthine phosphoribosyltransferase, translated as MAFFEQDVGIHIDEQKLQARVRELGAQITRDYQGKDLTLVCVLKGSAFFAMDLARYVDLPLTIEFLGVSSYQGGTETTGEVRITTDVSKPMAGKHLLIIEDIIDTGLTMSFLLENLNARHPASLKVCTLLEKPSRARAKIPIDYKGFVIDDVFVVGYGLDYAERYRNLPFIGVMKGK; from the coding sequence GTGGCTTTCTTCGAGCAGGACGTCGGCATCCACATCGATGAGCAGAAGCTCCAGGCGCGCGTGCGCGAACTGGGCGCGCAGATCACCCGCGACTACCAGGGCAAGGATCTCACGCTCGTCTGCGTGCTCAAGGGCTCGGCGTTCTTCGCCATGGACCTGGCGCGCTACGTGGACCTGCCGCTGACGATCGAGTTCCTCGGAGTGTCCTCCTACCAGGGCGGCACCGAGACGACGGGCGAGGTGCGCATCACCACCGACGTGAGCAAGCCCATGGCGGGCAAGCACCTGCTCATCATCGAGGACATCATCGACACGGGGCTCACCATGAGCTTCCTGCTCGAGAACCTCAACGCCCGGCACCCGGCGTCGCTCAAGGTGTGCACGCTCCTGGAGAAGCCCTCGCGCGCCCGCGCGAAGATCCCCATCGACTACAAGGGCTTCGTCATCGACGACGTCTTCGTCGTGGGCTACGGCCTCGACTACGCCGAGCGCTACCGCAACCTGCCCTTCATCGGCGTGATGAAGGGCAAGTAG
- a CDS encoding DUF5658 family protein has product MAATAQVRGAGWAGIEGASFHITPAAALLVVLNLLDGLFTLTFLQMNVAEELNPLMRVAYMHSPLSFMAVKLTIVSLGLALLCLHRSMQLSQRAIQAGAALYTVIDIYHLAFLAHLVHETVA; this is encoded by the coding sequence GTGGCGGCGACAGCACAGGTACGGGGAGCGGGTTGGGCGGGTATCGAGGGAGCTTCGTTCCACATCACTCCGGCGGCGGCGCTGCTGGTGGTGCTCAACCTGCTGGACGGGCTCTTCACCCTGACCTTTTTACAGATGAACGTGGCCGAGGAACTCAACCCGCTGATGCGGGTGGCCTACATGCACTCGCCGCTGTCGTTCATGGCGGTGAAGCTCACCATCGTGAGCCTGGGCCTGGCCCTGCTCTGCCTGCACCGCTCCATGCAGTTGAGCCAGCGCGCCATCCAGGCGGGCGCGGCGCTCTATACGGTGATCGACATCTACCACCTGGCCTTCCTGGCGCATCTGGTCCACGAAACCGTCGCGTGA
- a CDS encoding MmcQ/YjbR family DNA-binding protein: protein MTMTLVVPPEMKRLEPFEKSLREAGRSYPEVTEDFPWGHPTLKVKGKAFVFFSLSAEGLSLSVKLPQSHGAALMLPFAEPTGYGLGKSGWVTARFGAKDTPPVDMLRRWLDESYRAVAPKKLVDRLTGGTDTPRPAAPAKKAPATKTAARKSAAGKAPVKKAATKKIAARKAPGKR, encoded by the coding sequence ATGACGATGACCCTGGTTGTTCCCCCGGAGATGAAGAGACTCGAGCCGTTCGAGAAGAGCCTGCGTGAGGCGGGACGGAGCTACCCGGAAGTCACCGAGGACTTTCCCTGGGGCCATCCGACGCTGAAGGTGAAGGGCAAGGCGTTCGTCTTCTTCTCGTTGAGCGCGGAGGGCCTCTCGCTGTCCGTGAAGTTGCCCCAGTCGCACGGCGCGGCGCTGATGCTGCCCTTCGCCGAGCCGACCGGGTACGGGCTGGGCAAGAGCGGCTGGGTCACCGCGCGCTTCGGCGCGAAGGACACGCCTCCCGTGGACATGCTGCGGCGGTGGCTCGACGAGAGCTACCGCGCCGTGGCGCCCAAGAAGCTGGTGGACCGGTTGACGGGGGGCACGGACACGCCGCGCCCGGCGGCCCCGGCGAAGAAGGCGCCCGCGACGAAGACCGCCGCGAGGAAGAGCGCGGCCGGGAAGGCACCGGTGAAGAAGGCCGCCACGAAGAAGATCGCGGCCCGGAAGGCACCGGGGAAGCGGTAG
- a CDS encoding uracil phosphoribosyltransferase has protein sequence MHDPLYSHIPFQLNEQPHHYGPQVHLVGNPFLLSQLARLCAKGTTQPDINRLVALLYTDLMKTVLNAEFPRTRVAVATRMIDSTPQGIYQGEVLDPAVRAVTVNIARAGTLPSQVAYDLLNTTLDPARVRQDHIMMSRTTDSRDIVVGSNIGGAKLGGDVDDAFLLFPDPMGATGGSLSTAVNLYKNQVAGTPRRILSLHLIVTPEFLRRVTREHPDVGVYALRLDRGLSPPEVFGTVPGELWEKERGLDDHQYIVPGGGGFGEIMNNAYV, from the coding sequence ATGCACGACCCGCTCTACTCCCACATCCCCTTTCAGTTGAATGAGCAACCCCACCACTACGGGCCCCAGGTCCATCTGGTGGGCAATCCGTTCCTGCTCTCCCAGCTCGCCCGGCTGTGTGCCAAGGGGACGACCCAGCCAGACATCAACCGGCTGGTGGCCCTGCTCTACACGGACCTGATGAAGACGGTCCTCAACGCGGAGTTCCCCCGCACGCGCGTGGCCGTGGCCACGCGGATGATCGACTCCACGCCCCAGGGCATCTACCAGGGCGAGGTGCTCGACCCCGCCGTGCGCGCGGTGACGGTCAACATCGCCCGGGCCGGTACGCTGCCCTCCCAGGTGGCGTACGATCTGCTCAACACCACCCTGGACCCCGCGCGCGTACGCCAGGATCACATCATGATGAGCCGGACGACGGACTCCCGGGACATCGTGGTGGGCTCGAACATCGGCGGGGCGAAGCTGGGCGGAGACGTCGACGATGCGTTCCTCCTGTTTCCGGACCCCATGGGCGCCACCGGCGGCAGCCTGAGCACCGCGGTGAACCTGTACAAGAACCAGGTGGCCGGCACCCCCCGGCGCATCCTCAGCCTCCACCTCATCGTCACCCCGGAATTCCTGCGGCGCGTCACCCGCGAGCACCCCGACGTGGGCGTGTACGCCCTGCGCCTGGACCGGGGCCTGTCCCCGCCGGAAGTGTTCGGCACGGTGCCCGGGGAGTTGTGGGAGAAGGAGCGGGGGTTGGATGATCACCAGTACATCGTCCCCGGTGGCGGCGGCTTCGGGGAGATCATGAACAACGCGTACGTGTAG